From the Coffea eugenioides isolate CCC68of chromosome 1, Ceug_1.0, whole genome shotgun sequence genome, the window TCAACTCCGAGCAAAACTCATTTATTTAGATCTCATAGACACATGACAATGGCACATGAAGCCGAAATAGACATGGAAATGGAGTCAAAGGCAAAATTGAGTTTTCGTTACAAAGAGTTATCCTATCTATATATGCAGCTCATGACAAAAGCTTGTGAATGTGATGAAACTTATAAAATTGCTAAAGATGGATTTTGGAAAATGTTAGAGCAAATGGATGCATGTTgtcaagggaaaaagaaaatgaaagaagtgtgtattgaagaaaggaaaagcgtGTATCAAGATGTTGATACCCATGCAGCCAAAATCGACTGTAGTAAAATAAAAGGCAtcaaagtgaaagaaaaagtCACTTACAAGTCGAGCAAGAGACCAAGAAGTGCACTAGAAATGGCTACTAAGAAACGCAAGTACAAGGTGAAAGAGAAGTCTTCATCAAAACGATTACAGGtttgacaatttatttagtTTATGTGAACAATGCTATTTTATTGTTtgactattatttttttttttggttccttagTTCTACGATGAATGATGAGCATGGAAATAGTATTGGGATCCTTATTTATAATTTGGATAAAAATGATTGTAGGAATCTGGAAATAATGTTGTTCATTCAAGTATGGATTCTATTACAATTCAAGGTTTTGTTCGAGAATTACCACCACAACAGGTTAGTCATTCGTCATTTTTCTCTTGTATAGTGTAGTAGATATGtaattcattctaaatttttatttgaatattttattctTAAATGACTAAACTACATTGAAGGTATATTTTGTCCATGATATTTTTAATTTGTGGTTGTCTCTATTTAATTATATCAGGAATTTGGAATTCCAATAAAAGACATCTGCAATAGGCAAAATACTAAGAATATGACACAATTATTACAAGTAAGTGAATATTATGCTTTTTGTAGATATTATGTCAACCATTAGTTGCATGTTGTTTCTTATTTATCTTAATTTTTTCCAAGTATTATAGTTTTGCAAGTTTACAGCTGTTTGTTTGTATGTGTAGtcttttatttcttatttttctgGCAGACATTGGACCCTAACTTCTACCAAGGCTATGATTTGATGTCTTCAAGTTCAATAACACAACAACATGCATCAATAAGTTTTGTCCAAGTAAGGAAAAACCTTGATTAATTATTTAATCTTATCTATATTAGTTTGATAACTTACAATTATAATTCAATATATTTGCTAACTTTGGGTCTGTTTTTGTAGGCACAAGAACTTGAAAATAATGATGATTCTGATCAACAAGTTGTTGAAAATGGGAAAATTGAATGAAGATGCTTATGAAGAAATGGAGAACAAGACTGTGGGATTGCGCTCATAGATTAATTAGACCTTTAAGTGGAATAATACTTTGTGCTTATACTTCAAttgattttgatatttttgttcCAATTTCTGTTAAtaaacgttcttttgactaaactGTTGAAGATGAGCTGCTCTGGATTCTTGATGCATACAAGAAAATTGTCTTAATTTCCAATACTAGTGGATGTTGACTGAAACTTGTGTCGGTAACTAAAAGTACTAAACGTTCCTTGTTTGAAGACTCTTAGAGTAGAAAGTTCAAGGTCCATACGAACTCAATATTATTTACTCTCTGGCCTTTTCAGTCGTGCagaattaagagttttgtgGGGACTATGCCAGCGATGCTCTGTATTATATGGAGATAATACTTGAGGGCAAGGAGTTCATATATTCTTTGATTCCGTGACTACAGTTGCTGTATTTGATTTGTGCCAACAAAGTAAGCGAGCCTTTGGACTTTTTCCCATAACATTTGAAAGAAACTTGAAATTCAAAAGAAGATATGAAAGGGTTTTAATATCATGCTCCACAGTACCTTCCTCTGCACACCCATGAAGTACATGATTGCTCAAATTTGCAATAATTTCCTTTAAGCTAAATGTAGATGAATCCCAATACTGTAGCatttgaaaataagaaaacaaCCCGTACAAAGTCAAGTCTCAATTGGTCAACTGTTTATGAACATTGGAACTTTGGGTACAAAGTCAAGAACTTATTGAAGGCTTCATTAAAGCCAAGAATGGATTCTTCAGTGCAAAATGTCCTATCAGACAATGACCCATCTTCAGAAGCCTCCTCAAGAGCCTCCCTTAGTTTGTTCTTGAGAGTTGATGGCTTTGCCTTACCccactcctcctcctcctccacacAAGAACCTTTCCTCTCCTGCTCTTCTTGTCCATCATCAAGGTTGCGCAGAATGATATAGGCTTCCATAGTCTCAGATGCATTAACACGAATCAGTTCCAGTTGACTGAAAAAACCTATCATCATATCAGATACCCCTGCAGTATTAGGGAAAAAGTTACAAGCTCTACATGATTGAAGCTTCATTATGCATAACATTCTGCAAATAAGAGATTTCAATTATCTAAGTTTCATAATTTTCATAAACATTGAACTTTGTAAACAGCAACAATGAAGTGAATGAATACATAAACCCTGCAACTAGTCACACCAATGCAAGTCAAGATGGCACCTCTATCCATATAGACTAGAACCAGAAAACCATTGCAATTTGCTGCAGCAAATGTAACTTTAAAATTATCGGTAAAGTTATCatttaaaatttagaaaaactAAATGTAACAAAAGAACTTTgggggaaagagagagagagaaagcatTTCTCTGTTAGTTGCATAGCACCCCAGAAAGAATTCGAAGAGCATGGTGATTAAAACAaggaaattcatcatttttcagACACAGGATAAAAATTGTTATGTAGATTCTAGCTTTTTTTTTGAGCTCACCATTTAATAAAGCTTTGGAGAACACTGTACAACCGATAACTAGtttgtcccaaaaaaaaaagacaaaaaagtaAATGAGGTGATTGGATAAACAAACTAAAGGCTAATTTATCATCCTTCTGCTCTGAGTGAGCTTTACAAGTATAAATTCAGAATAATGAAAGGGCAAAAAATTAAAGCTATAATTGTTATTagagaaataataaaaaaaaaggacccCAAAAACTAACAGAAGAAGAGCACTACAGAAGATAGGAATAGGCTCGCCTAAACCTATTTATTGGAATATGCTTTCCACACTGCAAAACAAGGAACTACACTCAAACAAGTAAAGGTTATACAGAAAGGCATGAACGGAAATCCAATCCATAAGCCAGCCTAGGTTGCCAATTGAATTCACAGTCCCTATCACAGATCAAAGGATGAAATTTCATAACATTCAGTAAAGTATCCACGATGCAACCAATCAGCAGCTTCACTTAGTACATTCAACAATCAACCGCCCAAATATCCCTCCACTTTAACCAGAAACAAAACCCACCTAACGCCATCCATCAAAAACctcaaacaataaaaaaatcactacaaatggcaaaacaaataaataaaaaaaaccgCAACCGAGAgaacaaaaaatgaaaccgCAATAAACTCGTCCAAGGTGCACTAAAAAGCAATCTGGATTTTCTAGAAAGGCAAAAGATAAAGATAGCAGCTTGATACCCGATACTAGTTTCAATTGCTTCAATGGAGTGAATGCCATGCTTCGGAGCAGCGCAGGTGACAATTTTGAAAAAGCCGCTGGAATTCCATCGATGGGTTGGAGGGGGGAAAAGGGAAAAGGGTTTTGAGGAATCcgaaggaggaagaagaagaagagtcaGTGAAGCAAGGCTGAAACAACCGTAATtatgtttttatttttcctcGTAAAAAAGTTGTTTCTCATGAGAAGAGATGATGAAGAGGACAGAGGTTGTTTGTTTGAGTTATAGGGTTTTTCCGGTTGATAAATTGTAATTTTGGTTAaagagtttttatttttcttgattttggttataTTGGTTAAAGAGATTAAGTTTCTTTGTCTGGTTAATCGATTAATTAACTTAATATGGTCTGAGTTGGGTTGTTTGAGAGGTTGATTTATTAAGAGACACTTGGCGAGATTCTAAGAAGTGGGACAGGATGTGAGACAGGATGTGGTACAGAAGATCCATTGCCCTTTTGGCTCCTCTCAACttgtacaaaaagaaaaaaaaaatgtaagccatggcattttgtttttttcccttttttttcttcaaagaACAACTGTCTAGTGCAATCTCACTGCTGAAATTAGCAAAAAGTACAAAAGAAATAATCTCATGGTGCAAATCACTGGCCCAAGGCGTTCAAATTCAAGAAACGAAGCGTGATATTGTTTTGACAGGGAGTAGCAATTAGAGCACAAAGCTGATTTTCTAGTGCAATCCAACGGTCCAAAGTTGCATCAAGTACAAAGGAATATATAATGGGTAAAATCAGTGAGGCAAAAggccaaaattcaaggttcaaaAGCCTATAAATCAGGATTCAAACCTAATCTCCAATTATACAGAACAATTATATAGAGTATATTGCTGTAAGATCAACCACATTGTACTAACCATTGACCTCCATTGTCAAAATGGCTGAGCGGCGCCAACTGACGGCAGACAGAAGAACGTGAAAATCAAGTTCGTCACTAGCAACGCCGGCAATGGCGATGAAAGAGCCAAGGAAACCCACATTCAAACTAGCAAATGTTGCCATTTACGTTCTATTCCTCTAACAGTGGCAACTGTTGGCAGCCGCAATGATGTGGCAAAGGGAACATGCATAATTTTGGTTCCCAAATTACCATAATAGCCTTTAACAGTGACTTATCGTGTTTTATCCCTTTATAAACATGAAGGACAACATGGGGATTTAACAACATTAAAGCACTAAATTCTCACTCAAACACACAATTCTTTGGCACTTGGTTGCATTTGCTAAAAGCCAATAGTGAAATGGAGCAAATTATCCATATGGCCattgaacttttgaaatcgtcgAGTTTTGGTCAGTGAACTATTAAAAGTCTAGTTTTTGATACTAAATTATCTAAAGTTTAGATTTCGAACCATTCTATCAAATTTAATCATTAACTatgcttctttcttttgtcttgtgAATCATGCGAGTACTCAAATCTATCATGTTTAACGATTAAATCTAACAGAATGGCTTGAAATCTAAACTTTAGATAGTTCAGTGATTAAAACCATACTTTTAATAGTTCAGTGGTCAAAACTTAATGATTCCAAAAGTTTGGTGGCCATCTAGATAATTTGTGGACGTTTTTATATAGATGTTAGATTTGATCAGATACTTATTGTTATTAGCTATCAATAAATGGGATTAAAAgaacattttttttcatttgtccATCTAGTATGTTATttacaataaattttttcaaagaaaaagtaTAATGTTGATCTATTATACGCATACACTATGATATTATTTTTATACACGAACTTATCAAACTTTGTGCATGCATTTTATTCAAGATGGATGCTAAGTATTTTTTTAATATGTCTTGTCAAATGCAATTTTTATAAACTAAGCTAATAGAAAATCACATTTTTTTGAagatttaaataaaatatagggaaaatcattcaaaacgttcctcacattttacaaaataactttttttatccctcatttttaaaaatataattttacatcccttacaaaatcatattggtcaaatttgattcCGACCTAGGTTTTCGACTACCTAGGTTTTCGACTAGTTTTTGGTCGGAATCTACCACGTGtcttgcacgtgatcattttttaggggcaaatttgtcaaatcaaatttcacataatttgatttttcatccctcacatttcaaaaaatgaatttttctatccctcacatttcacaaaatgaattttttcatctctcattgatcatgtgtacgaatagtttctttttttttttacacccatgtatatatttatttacgAACAATATGATTTCACTTGAACaatacgaatagcatgtaatatatttgtatttgatttaatcTACAACTACAATTAGCTTATTTAGATGAAATTAAATAGAGACATATTACATGTTATTTGTActattcaggtgaaatcaaataaatatatatatgagttttcaaaaataagaaaagattattgtacacatgatcaatgagggatgaaaatttttattttgcaaaatctgagggatgaaaaattttattttatgaaatgtaagggacgaaaaaattttattttgtgaaatgtgagggactatggaTCAGATTATGTGAAATGTGTTTGATAATTTTAcccctaaaaaatgatcatgtaCAAGACACATGGTAGATTCCGGTCAAAAACTGGTTAAAAATCTAGATAGGGACCAAAATTaatcaatgtgaatttgtaaaggacgtaaaattacacttttaaaaataagggacgaaaaaaagttattttacaaaatgtgagagacgttttgaatgattttccctAAAATATATGCTATTATGACATGATTCATTAAGATGAATTTACCAGACTTAAACAATGTAGGGTAACgcttcaaaattttgaaagtttaaGATAGTTTTATGTCATAGTCCCtcaaaaaagggggaaaaaaccTTTAAACTAAACATAATATGTGTTGTTGCATTTGCTAAAACTTTGCTGTACTAATTTCTGTCTTAACTTCATGATGCGactgtttttttgttattttttatttctcacATTGTTTAACATACAAGAAACTACCAATATGAGGGGCAGTAATGCAGTTGAAGTAGCTGAATGAATACTAAGCCAACTATCATTATCTGATTTGCAGATGATACAAATTTGTCTTGTGTAAAGACAAAGAAAAACTAGAACATATGGATCATTATTAACATTTTAGAAtcttaatttttgcattttccaaTTGGAAAAAGTGTGACAGTTTGGAGCCGACTTTGTTGGTATAAGGCAACTTAGTTGAAGATTATGACTTTGTTACAGTCAACCTATACACAACTAAGTCCCAATAGCTTTATGTGTGAGTGATGAAATAAGTTTTCTAAAGATGTTTGAAGTCTCATGCTAGTTTGGCAGAGTGAGAGATCCAGTTTTATGTGTAAATTGAAGAGTGTTAGAATGCAAATTGAGAATTGAAACAACACAGTATCATTCTTCTTAAGTCATTCTTAGGGTATGAGAGGATGTTAAGTGAACATAACTTCGGAATAAGCATATAAACCGATTTTGTTATACTCATTTCAAGCAAAAAACTTTGCCCTTCAGTTTTTATTTCTATgtgattaatttattttttggcAATTGTGATTTGGCAGTTTCTTTTTAATTAATCATTTTATCCAGTTTCTTGATATTTAACAAATAAGATTacttccttttccctttttcattttcttatgtTTGGATGAGGAGAAAGTTTAATTTACAGTAGAGTTCTTCTACCATTTTGAACCAATACATTCTTTGCTTGCTATTATCTCTAGCCTTGTAAAACCAAAACGTGAGAAAGTTGACTAGGCCTTTAGCTCAAGTATGGCTTTTTCAGCTTGCTTATTACTGGATTTGGTATCCTATCCTAGTCAAATTAATAAAGACACCTAGAAGAGACTGCAAAATGGTCTTGCTGGGGAGCCTAAAGATATTATAActccaaaatttcaggttgatAGCTTTAGCTAAACATTTTTTAATGATATTTTCATACTTTCATATTCATTTATAGACTGCTAACTTGTCATGAACCTTGCAGCTCTTTTAGTATGTATGAAGAAACATTTTCCTTGTAAAAATTGTTACGTTGAACAACAGTTTGATTTTCTACCAAAGATGAATTTGTAACCCAGGCACCCAATTCCCATGTGAGACAGTGTCTTAGTCCTATATATATAACAAAAAGGATTTTGGTTTCACCTTTGGGAAGTTTTGGGTTCTTATCCTGGTGGGCCTTTTCAGTACCTTGGCATAGGCAAACACACAGTAGTGATATCAAATAAGTTAGTTAAAAGcataccaaaaaagaaaaaatcagaGTTAATGATCAAAACTTATACACGTTAAAGATGAAcgaacaaaaatgaaaaaatgacaAGAAGAGAGGTTAAGGAAGGAGTTTTGGGTCTTTTGGTTTGAGGGACTTTTAATGAGAGAGAAAGTACTCCGCCCGGCCTTTTTCGTACTCATAATGCATCTGCAGTACGCCTAACCCAAAACAAAA encodes:
- the LOC113750030 gene encoding uncharacterized protein LOC113750030 isoform X2, with amino-acid sequence MAFTPLKQLKLVSGFFSQLELIRVNASETMEAYIILRNLDDGQEEQERKGSCVEEEEEWGKAKPSTLKNKLREALEEASEDGSLSDRTFCTEESILGFNEAFNKFLTLYPKFQCS
- the LOC113750030 gene encoding uncharacterized protein LOC113750030 isoform X1, producing the protein MAFTPLKQLKLVSGVSDMMIGFFSQLELIRVNASETMEAYIILRNLDDGQEEQERKGSCVEEEEEWGKAKPSTLKNKLREALEEASEDGSLSDRTFCTEESILGFNEAFNKFLTLYPKFQCS